The following coding sequences are from one Phycisphaeraceae bacterium window:
- a CDS encoding helix-turn-helix transcriptional regulator, with protein sequence MAKRDVLKSFGKRVREIRGQKGLSQEELARLAKIDRTYIGGIERGERNAGIKNVWRIADALGVPAADLFGGEGENGE encoded by the coding sequence ATGGCGAAGCGGGATGTCCTCAAGTCGTTCGGCAAGCGCGTGCGGGAGATCCGCGGACAGAAGGGGCTGAGTCAGGAGGAGTTGGCGCGTCTCGCCAAGATTGATCGGACATACATCGGTGGGATTGAGCGTGGCGAGCGGAACGCGGGGATCAAGAACGTCTGGCGGATCGCGGATGCCCTCGGCGTCCCGGCGGCGGACCTCTTCGGTGGAGAGGGCGAGAATGGCGAATG
- the dcm gene encoding DNA (cytosine-5-)-methyltransferase: MGKVNPSKRFAEFFAGIGLVHEALRGSGWECVYANDIDAKKEAMYKGHFGDSPYFHREDVWETERIVAGMAERPFLATASFPCTDLSLAGRWQGFEGDQSSTYFGFIRALRALNADKPKLVMLENVTGFLTSKDGADFVRAVTTLAGEGYWIDSVVLDAKAFVPQSRPRVFVVGFHDSLHSSRIIRQGNGGLFGDGWQAAIDEGGSLRPDSLLRLMAKTRLPTGWATVALRPPKQAEYSLRSVIDTDDEQSWWDGAATKKHYAMLSDLHRTEVERRRKSGGLHVGTVYRRCRYDEMRAEVRFDNLAGCLRTPRGGSARQIVMVIDDGRVRFRWMSPREYARLQGAPDFTLAENTIQSLFGFGDGVCVPVIRWMDQNILTPLFEDALTRESAGKSGEISKKATV, translated from the coding sequence ATGGGCAAGGTCAATCCATCCAAGCGTTTCGCAGAGTTCTTCGCTGGGATCGGCTTGGTCCACGAGGCGTTGAGGGGCTCGGGTTGGGAGTGCGTCTATGCCAACGACATCGATGCCAAAAAAGAGGCGATGTACAAGGGCCATTTCGGTGACAGCCCGTACTTCCATCGCGAAGATGTATGGGAAACGGAACGGATCGTGGCCGGAATGGCCGAACGGCCATTCCTCGCTACAGCGTCGTTCCCCTGCACTGACCTTTCGCTTGCCGGGCGCTGGCAGGGCTTTGAGGGCGACCAGTCTTCCACATACTTCGGGTTTATTCGCGCCCTGCGAGCACTCAATGCGGACAAGCCCAAATTGGTCATGCTGGAGAATGTGACCGGCTTCCTCACGTCGAAAGATGGGGCTGATTTTGTTCGTGCCGTCACGACGCTGGCGGGCGAAGGTTACTGGATCGATAGTGTTGTGCTGGATGCCAAGGCATTCGTCCCACAGAGTCGCCCGCGAGTCTTCGTAGTTGGATTTCATGATTCCCTCCACTCGAGTCGAATCATTCGGCAGGGAAACGGCGGGTTGTTCGGCGACGGCTGGCAAGCCGCGATCGACGAAGGGGGCTCGCTTCGACCCGATTCACTTCTTCGACTTATGGCGAAGACTCGGTTGCCAACAGGTTGGGCGACGGTGGCGCTTCGCCCTCCCAAGCAGGCTGAGTACTCGCTTAGGTCTGTTATTGACACCGACGATGAACAAAGTTGGTGGGATGGTGCGGCGACCAAAAAGCACTACGCGATGCTCTCCGACCTCCACCGGACCGAAGTGGAGCGCCGCCGAAAGTCGGGTGGCCTGCACGTCGGAACTGTGTACCGCCGCTGTCGCTATGACGAGATGCGGGCAGAGGTTCGCTTTGACAATCTGGCGGGTTGCTTACGCACGCCCCGAGGAGGCAGTGCGCGGCAAATCGTGATGGTAATCGATGACGGGCGAGTTCGCTTCCGCTGGATGTCTCCGCGTGAGTATGCGAGACTGCAGGGAGCTCCTGATTTCACGCTGGCGGAGAACACGATCCAATCGCTATTTGGGTTCGGGGACGGTGTGTGCGTGCCGGTGATCCGTTGGATGGATCAGAACATCCTGACGCCCCTTTTTGAGGACGCGCTGACCAGGGAGAGTGCCGGAAAAAGCGGCGAGATATCGAAGAAGGCGACGGTGTAG
- the vsr gene encoding DNA mismatch endonuclease Vsr — protein MPDNLTHAQRRACMQAVKSRNTSPELAVRSILHRIGRRFAVHRIDLPGKPDIVMPARKCTILVHGCFWHGHACRRGRRQPATNSLYWQSKIRRNRARDRRVAIALKQLGWRVVIVWECELRDPARLTRRLAKLS, from the coding sequence ATGCCCGACAACCTCACTCACGCTCAGCGACGCGCGTGCATGCAGGCAGTAAAGAGTCGGAACACATCGCCCGAGCTCGCGGTCCGTTCGATCCTCCATCGTATCGGTCGTAGATTCGCCGTGCATCGTATTGACCTGCCCGGCAAGCCTGACATCGTAATGCCAGCGAGGAAATGCACAATCCTTGTGCATGGATGCTTTTGGCACGGGCACGCGTGCCGGCGAGGAAGGCGACAGCCCGCGACGAATTCGCTGTATTGGCAGTCGAAGATAAGGCGAAACCGGGCTCGAGATCGGCGGGTGGCGATTGCCCTCAAACAACTAGGTTGGCGTGTTGTGATCGTGTGGGAATGCGAGCTACGGGATCCTGCACGTCTAACACGGCGGCTTGCGAAGCTGTCGTGA